The Primulina huaijiensis isolate GDHJ02 unplaced genomic scaffold, ASM1229523v2 scaffold42781, whole genome shotgun sequence genome includes a region encoding these proteins:
- the LOC140969805 gene encoding probable plastid-lipid-associated protein 13, chloroplastic: MERLAAKESLLLAFRDAGGFEALVTGKISDMQRIDVNERIVGLEGLNPAPRPTTSPYLEGQWKFEWFISGSPGLLAAQIVFERFPAALGNLCRSDVRIKDGYAKITANLNFLNSVESNFILNSKLSVEGPLRMSEEYIEGIFESPKIREESIPQQLKGAFDQANSTVQQLPVSIRDAAMSGFNFQGPSWTFQRLFLISYLDDEIMIARSTAGVPEVLTRLDPGPSVVVKPITEYES, encoded by the exons ATGGAGAGGCTCGCCGCTAAAGAATCTCTGCTTCTCgct TTCAGAGATGCTGGGGGGTTTGAGGCATTGGTCACTGGGAAAATATCAGATATGCAACGGATTGATGTAAATGAAAGAATAGTTGGCCTCGAGGGGTTGAATCCAGCTCCCCGACCTACAAC GTCTCCTTATTTAGAAGGTCAATGGAAATTCGAATGGTTTATATCAGGAAGCCCTGGGCTCCTTGCTGCTCAAATTGTATTCGA GAGGTTTCCGGCGGCATTGGGAAATTTGTGTAGATCGGATGTGAGGATTAAGGATGGATATGCAAAAATTACGGCaaatttgaatttcttgaatTCG GTAGAAAGTAACTTCATTCTCAACAGCAAATTATCTGTTGAGGGACCACTTCGAATGAGCGAGGAATACATTGAAGGGATATTCGAGTCCCCCAAAATTAGAGAAGAATCAATCCCTCAACAGCTAAAAGGTGCTTTTGATCAGGCCAATAGCACGGTGCAACAGCTTCCTGTTTCAATTAGGGATGCAGCCATGAGTGGTTTCAACTTTCAAGGTCCCTCTTG GACGTTTCAGAGGCTGTTCTTGATATCTTATCTTGATGATGAGATAATG ATTGCTAGGAGTACTGCTGGAGTTCCTGAGGTCCTCACAAGATTAGATCCTGGTCCATCTGTGGTTGTCAAACCGATAACCGAGTACGAGAGTTGA